In Burkholderia sp. GAS332, one DNA window encodes the following:
- a CDS encoding integration host factor subunit beta: MTKSELVAQLATRFPQLVLKDADFAVKTMLDAMSEALANGHRIEIRGFGSFGLNRRPSRVGRNPKSGEKVLVPEKYVPHFKPGKELRERVDRRSGEPLKADEPDDDDL; encoded by the coding sequence ATGACCAAATCGGAATTGGTCGCCCAGCTGGCTACGCGATTTCCGCAGCTTGTACTTAAAGATGCGGATTTCGCGGTGAAGACGATGCTTGATGCGATGTCGGAGGCGCTTGCCAACGGTCATCGCATCGAAATTCGCGGCTTCGGCAGCTTCGGCCTTAATCGTCGTCCCTCCCGTGTCGGGCGTAATCCGAAGTCGGGCGAGAAGGTGCTGGTACCTGAGAAGTACGTACCGCATTTCAAGCCGGGCAAGGAATTGCGCGAGCGGGTAGATCGACGTTCGGGCGAGCCGCTGAAGGCCGATGAGCCGGATGACGACGACCTGTAA
- a CDS encoding Uncharacterized integral membrane protein gives MKFIVWLIRVLVFVLLLVLALSNTQPATLNFLAGYAWSAPLILIGLAFFVVGLLAGLVSSMPAMVRLRMENGRLKRELRVAREAPVVVEQPPMPPLI, from the coding sequence ATGAAATTTATCGTCTGGCTGATCCGTGTGCTGGTGTTCGTGCTCCTGCTGGTGCTCGCGCTCTCCAATACACAACCCGCTACGCTGAATTTCCTCGCTGGCTACGCGTGGTCGGCGCCTTTGATTCTGATCGGCCTCGCGTTCTTCGTGGTCGGGCTGCTGGCCGGGCTGGTGTCGTCGATGCCGGCCATGGTGCGCCTGCGCATGGAGAACGGCCGGCTCAAGCGCGAGTTGCGTGTGGCGCGCGAAGCCCCCGTCGTGGTCGAACAACCGCCCATGCCGCCGCTGATCTAA
- a CDS encoding Lipopolysaccharide biosynthesis regulator YciM, contains six TPR domains and a predicted metal-binding C-terminal domain: MDLDFWWLLVIPVAFAFGWMAARYDLKTLLSESANLPRSYFRGLNFLLNEQPDQAIDAFIEVVKLDPETIELHFALGNLFRRRGETDRAIRVHQNLLSRTDLPVTERDHALYELGQDFLKAGLLDRAEETFRLLETGNYALGAQRALLTIYQIEKDWVKSIDTARHLETMGAESLDKEIAQFHCELAQEALQQKNADEARRQLGFALKANPTNVRATILFGDVDATAGSQEAAIAQWRRVEEQNSAYLPLVAEKLMKAYEALGRPQDGADLLITWVDRYPSSDLLDVTYQHIAAIRGPDAAHALARAQMQKSPNLAGMTRLLEAQEAVAEEPRKSELELMRTLIRQRTKNLPRYTCQNCGFRARLFYWQCPGCSGWETYAPRRVEPITASN, from the coding sequence ATGGATCTAGACTTCTGGTGGCTGCTTGTCATCCCCGTCGCTTTTGCGTTCGGCTGGATGGCCGCACGCTACGACCTCAAGACGCTGCTGTCTGAAAGCGCCAACCTGCCGCGTTCGTACTTCCGCGGCCTGAATTTCCTGCTCAATGAGCAGCCTGACCAGGCGATCGACGCGTTTATCGAAGTCGTCAAGCTCGACCCGGAAACGATTGAGTTGCACTTCGCGCTGGGTAATCTGTTCCGCCGCCGCGGTGAGACCGACCGCGCGATTCGCGTGCATCAGAACCTGCTGAGCCGTACCGATCTGCCCGTCACCGAGCGCGATCACGCGCTGTACGAACTGGGCCAGGATTTCCTGAAGGCCGGGCTGCTCGATCGCGCCGAAGAAACCTTCCGCTTGCTTGAGACTGGCAATTACGCGTTGGGTGCGCAGCGTGCGCTGCTAACCATCTACCAGATCGAGAAAGACTGGGTTAAATCGATCGATACCGCGCGCCATCTGGAAACAATGGGCGCCGAATCGCTCGACAAGGAAATCGCGCAGTTTCATTGCGAGCTCGCCCAGGAGGCGCTCCAACAGAAAAACGCCGACGAGGCGCGACGTCAGCTAGGCTTTGCATTAAAGGCGAACCCGACCAACGTACGCGCCACGATCCTGTTCGGCGACGTGGACGCGACGGCCGGATCGCAAGAGGCGGCGATCGCCCAATGGCGGCGCGTCGAGGAACAGAATTCTGCTTATCTGCCGCTCGTCGCGGAAAAGCTGATGAAGGCCTATGAGGCACTCGGCCGTCCGCAGGATGGTGCCGATCTGCTCATCACGTGGGTGGACCGCTATCCGTCGAGCGATCTGCTCGACGTGACCTATCAGCACATTGCGGCGATACGCGGGCCCGACGCCGCGCATGCGCTGGCGCGCGCACAGATGCAGAAGTCGCCGAATCTGGCGGGCATGACGCGTCTGCTGGAAGCCCAGGAAGCCGTCGCGGAAGAGCCGCGGAAGAGCGAGCTCGAACTGATGCGCACGCTGATCCGTCAGCGCACCAAAAATCTGCCACGGTATACGTGCCAGAATTGTGGTTTCAGGGCGCGGCTGTTCTACTGGCAGTGCCCGGGTTGCAGCGGTTGGGAAACCTATGCGCCGCGCCGCGTCGAACCGATCACGGCGTCGAACTGA